The DNA window GCCGCTGACGGTCGCCTTCGCGGAACACCCCGACGTCGACGTGTATTCCCACCTCGACGAACGGTCCGCGGCCTTTTTCGCGCTCGGCCGTGCCCGGAGAACCGGCGAGCCGACGGCGCTGGTCTGTACCTCCGGGACGGCGGCCGCGAACTTCCACCCCGCCGTCCTCGAGGCTGACCAGGCCCGCGTCCCGCTGCTCGTTCTCACGGCCGACCGACCGGCCGAACTGCGCGACAGCGGCGCGAACCAGACGATCGACCAGGTCAAACTCTACGGCGACGCCGTCCGATGGTTCGCCGAACTACCCGAACCCGAGGCCGACGAACGGAAGGTCCGGAGCCTCCGGACGACCGCCGCACGCGCACTCTCGGAAACCGGCGGCTCTGAACTGGGGCCAGTCCACCTCAACTGTCCGTTCCGGAAACCCCTCGAGCCGATCGACGTACCGGATGCGGTTCCGGAGTCGTTCGCCGAGACGACGGCCGCTCGAGGACGGGACGGCCCCTTCGTCGATACCGAACAGGGAACGGTCGGTCTCGAGACCGAGTCGGCCCGTTCGATCGCGACGGCGCTTGCGGAGGCGGATCGACCGCTGCTCGTCGCTGGACCTGCTGATCCAGCCGATTTACAGCACGTCGACCGCGAACGCGTCGTCTCGCTGGCCGAGCGAATCGGCGCACCAGTACTCGCGGACCCGCTTTCGGGGCTCCGGTTCGGTTCACACGTCGAACGTGGCGGCCCGATATACGGCGGCTACGACGTCTACGCCGGGGAACTCCCCGATCCCGACGTCGTCCTCCGGTTCGGTGCGTCGCCGACCTCGAAATCCCTGCGTCACGCGTTGCGGGACGCCGACGCGAGACAGTTCGTAGTTGACCCCGCGGGCGCGTGGCGCGAGGCGACGTTCACGGCGACCGATCTGATCGCCGCCAGGCCGGAATCGGTCGTCGACGGAGTCCTCGAGGCGCTCGAGGGAGAGACAGAGACGGACGACGACTGGCGTGCCCGGTTCGACGAGGCCGAACGGAGCCACTGGGACCTGCGGGACGAGGCCCGAACTGACCTCGCGGACGACCCCTTTGAGGGGGCTGTTCTCGCGTCGGTTTTCGAACGCGCGCCGGATCCGACGACCGTCTTCGTCTCGAACAGCATGCCGATCCGGGACGCAGACCGGTTCGGTCGCCCTCGAGACGCCGAACTGACGGTGCTCGCGAACCGCGGTGCCAGCGGTATCGACGGCATCACGAGCACGGCCCTCGGTGCCGGAAGTGCGACCGGCGAAGACGAACCGCTCGTGCTCGTGACCGGCGATCTCGCCTTCTACCACGACTCGAACGGCCTGCTCGCGATCGACCGCTGTGACGTCGACGCGACGATCGTCCTGCTGGACAACGACGGCGGCGGTATCTTCCACAAACTCCCGATCGAGGAGTTCGATCCACCGTTTACGGACCAGTTCAAGACGCCACACAGCCTCGAGTTCGATCGGCTCGCAGACCTGTACGACCTCGAGTTCGACGCCGTTTCCCCCGCGGAGTTTGCGGACGCCTACGAACGCTCGCTCGAGACCGACGGAACGCAGGTGCTCTCGGTGTCGTTCGACGCCGAAGCGAGTCATCGACGGCGCGAGACACTCGAGCGGGCGGTTATAGATGGCATCGAGAGCGAATTCGAGGAGTAACGTATTCAGCTGGTTGTCCTCGACTGGTGGTGGCTGTCGCGCTGACGCTGCGAGTTTTTGGTGGTGAGTATCGGTAGAGTAAGGCTGTTGCTGTACTCTGAGTCCAGTGGCCAGCATCGTTATCGATCATTGCACAGTGCAGCGGTGAGGTCAGTTTCGGCGCTCGATCTCGAGCAGTGGCCTGCAGGCGTCGCTGGTCGTGTCCTGTGATCGGATGAATTTAGCGCCGCGGCCATTCTCGAAGATATTTTCTTGTCTGAGTGAGTTTCATTTTCTTCCAGATATGGTGCATGCCAACCTGATAAATTACATAATGCTATACAAAATGTCTCGTTCGTCGGTGAGTGAATTACGGTAGCTGCCAGTCGTCAGATCCAGCGTACTGCCGGAAAACGAATCGGGCGTCCGCTGACGCCGCTGTTGCAGTCGATCACTTCGGTCTCGACACCCGAGGATGACCTGTTGGTCGTCGACGGAACATTACGCAGGATCGATCGGCCGGTGCTTCCCTCTGCCCTGACTCGCTGGCACTGATCACATCGTAGACCGCCGGCTCTCTGGAACGAAGTATCGACGGACCAGGGGTCGCGCCGTTCGATATCAACCGTTACTACAGAATCGAGTGCTCATACGGTCTGCTGTAGTCAATTACCGACGAGCACCGATCCCGGTCTGGCGATCGGCGGTAAATAGTTACAGCAAACCGTGTCAGTAGCCGGGCCAGGCGTCGCTGATGTCGACGAGTTCGAGGTCCTCGTTGCCGGGGTATGCTGCACCCAGTGGACCGGGATACGTGATTTCGATGTAGCTGTAGCCATCGTCGTCGCTGACCTGTGGCCCGCCGAGATCGGTCGTGAAGATATCGCTCTCGATGGTGAGCCCGATATGCTCCGTCTGGGTCTGGAAAATACCGCCTCTGTACGGGTTGCGGAAAATGTAGTACTTGTCCATCACGTAGTCCGGGAACGGATCCTGGTAGAGCAGGGAGGTTGCGGCGACGACCTTGTCGATGCAGTCACCACGACCGCGAGAGAAGAAGTTCACCGGGTGTTGCACCTCGGGAAGATCACGCCACCGCCGTTCCTCGTCGGTTTCGTACTCCATCCACTGGATGATGTCCGCGACGAACCGAACCTTCTCCTCGGGGGTTTCGAACCCGAGGAGTTCCGCTTTCTCCGCGAACTGTTCGGCGAGGCGTTCGATCGGCTCGAGGGTGTCGTGTGTGACCCCCCACTCTTCGCCGCCGTCCAGATAGTACCGCCACATCACGTCTAGCTGGTCTTCGTCACCGCCGCTGTGTTTGTAGCGCATCTTCCAGTGGCGGAGGGCGGCGTCGTGTTCGTCCTCGCTAATTTCGTACTCGATCCCCCACGGTCGTTCGAACGCACCCCGTTTGTAGTCCTCGAAGCCGAATTCGTCGTTCCGATTGGGGATTCCCGACTGCGAGGGCGCGTGATAGCGCGTATCGTTTGTTCCTGCGGCCATCCGGATGCGGTAGCCGTCGTCGGTGGCGTCCCGATCCAGGAAGACGTCACTTTTCGAGGAGTACTCGAGCGGTTCGTAGCCGTTGTTCGACCGCTCTATGGTGATTGCGTTGTCTTCCCCGGGGATGATCGTGAACGGTTGCGTCGTTCCGAGGTTGTACGTCCGTCCGTCTTCTGTGTCTTCCACCGCTTGCAGGGTAAACTGCAGTGGGATTCCGTCGGGAAGATCCTCGTCTAGTTCGAAATCGATCCGCATACCATCGGTCTGAGAGTCGAACGCGTCCGTTTCGTCGGTTCGCTGGTCGATCGTCGCGTCGAGTGGCTCGTCCGCGACCGGGAGTTCTAGTGTCGGTCGGGCGACGATATTTTTCTCGATGTTCCAGTCACCAGCAGGGTCGTCGGCCGTCGGAGCGTTGAGGTAGAGTTTCAGGGTCGTCCGGCGGGGCAGGTCGAGATCGGCGACGAGCAGGCTGGCTGATTCGGGGGTGACCGCAGTCATGGTCTCGAGGGCTCCTTCCCCGGAACCCGAGTCTGCGGTTTCGCCATCGCTCGATAGCCAACCGTCTGCGAGAGGTCCTGCCCCACCCAGACACCCGGCGAGGCCAATAGAGGTGGTGGCTGCCAGAGAAGAGAGAAGTGCCCGCCGATTCGTGGTCATAGGGGGCTTTACGAACGTATCCTATATAATATCCCTGCCATATCGCATATAAGACTGGACCTATTTCGACGATCGATGAGTCCGTGACGAATCGGATCCGGAACCTATTGACGTTAGAAGAGCCGTTGAACTTCTGGAATCCGCCCAGACAGACTCGAAACCCTCGGACAGCCGCTGGCTCGAGTGGCGTTGTCGTCAGCCGACGAGAACCTATTTCACGCCTCCTCTCCGACACTCGGACGATGGTTTCGGAACTCTTCGACGACGAACAGTGGACGGAAATAACGGATGTCCGCGAGTTTCAGGACATCACGTATCACCGGGCCGTCGACTCGGGAACCGTCCGAATCGCGTTCGATCGGCCCGAAGTGCGCAACGCCTTCCGACCGGGGACCGTCGACGAACTGTACGACGCACTCGAGCACGCGAAACGCCAGACTGACGTCGGCTGTGTGTTACTGACCGGGAACGGCCCGTCGCCGAAAGACGGCGGCTGGGCGTTCTGTTCCGGCGGCGACCAGACGATTCGCGGCGAGGACGGCTATCAGTACGACGGCGACGAAGAACGAGCATCCGAACAAGGACGGCTCCACATCCTCGAGGTACAGCGTCTCATTCGTCACATTCCGAAAGTCGTCGTCTGTGTCGTTCCCGGCTGGGCGGTCGGCGGTGGACACTCGCTGCACGTCGTCTGTGACATGACGCTTGCGAGCGAGGAACACGCGAAGTTCCTCCAGACGGATCCCGACGTAGCAAGCTACGACGCCGGCTTCGGTTCGGCCTACCTCGCGAAACAGATCGGCCAGAAGAAGGCCCGCGAAGTGTTTTTCCTCGGGAAGACCTACGACGCCGAGGAAGCCGAGGAGATGGGGATGGTCAACGAGGCCGTTCCTCACGAAGAACTCGAGGAGACCGCTCTCGAGTGGGGCGAGCGTATCAATGCCAAGAGCCCGACGGCGATGCGGATGCTCAAGTACGCGTTCAACATGACTGACGACGGCATGGTCGGCCAGCAGGTGTTCGCCGGCGAAGCGACGCGGCTGGGGTACATGACCGACGAGGCCAAAGAGGGACGCGACGCCTTCGTCGAGGGGCGAGATCCGGATTTCGACGACTACCCGTGGCACTACTGACGTCTCCATCGGAACGCTGACGTGTCTCGAAGTCGACCAACTATTCAAATGACTGACTCGATGCGGCGGCGACAGTTCGTCGGCAGTAGCGTTCTTGCGGTCGGGACGGCTGGCTGTCTCGAGACCGTCGCCGATGCCGGAAGTGGCGAGGAGACCGACGATAGCGACGGACAGAGTCGGACCGAGCCGGTCTCGGTCGAATCCGACACCGTCTTGCTCTCCGTCGAGCGGGACGGTGAGATGCGGGACGCTGTGACCGCCCAGCAGGTAGCAGAAGTCGGCACGTACGAGTACGACGACCGTTACGGGACCTACTATGTTCCACTCCTGCTCACCGAAGATGGGACCGAATCGTTCGTCGATGCACTCGAGGCGGTCGACGCGTTCGACGAGCCGACGTCGACGGAGATTCATACGCATCTCGAGGGAGAACCGGTCGATAGCCATGCGCTCGGCCCGGACCTGGCCGACGCGATGCAGTCGGGGGAGTTCGACGGACAGTTCCGGCCGATGTTCCCTGACGAGGAAAGCGCAGCGTCGTTTCACGAGACGTTAGCCGATGCCTGACCAGTTTGAACGCTACGCACTCGGCGTCGGAGACGCCAGTAGTATTTTCGACGAGAGAAAACCATTTGAACCTCTCTCCCCGACTCTCGAGCAGTGACACTTCCCGACCGGTCCACGCTTCCACGTCGTGACTATCTTCGGACGCTCGTGGCCGTCGGCGGTGCGGGCGCACTCGCTGCCTGCCTCGAGACGGTCCGTAACGACGCAGAGCGGACGATCCCGGCGGGAACCGACGATCCGGACTCGCTGCCGGAACGCCAGCACGCCTGGAACGACGCGCTGCCGACCGACGATCACGGCAATGTGATCCCGCCAGAACACCACGTGCTGGTCGCCGTATCGCTCGCAGACGACGTCGATCCTGCGGGCGACGCGAGCAAGCCACGAGAGACCGTCGAATCCGCGCTTCGGACCCTCGAGCGCGCCTACGAGTGGAGCAACGAGGGACTGCTCTTCACGCTGGGCTACACGCCGGCGTACTTCGCCCGATTCGACGAGTCGCTGCCCGAGTCGGTCGACCTCCCCGATCCGGAGCCGCTGATCCGCGGCGGCAACCCCGAGTTCGACGAGTACGACGCCGTCCTGCACCTCGCGAGTGACGAACCGGACGTCGTCCTCGAGGTCGAAGAAGCACTGTTCGGCGACCGAGAGACGGTCAACGGGGTCGACCTCGAGCGAGACCTGACAGAGGTCTTCGAACCGCTCGAGGACCACCGTCGAACGGGATTCGTCGGCGAGGGATTACCCGCCGAACACACGGACGTGCCGGGCGTCCCCGACTCGATTCCGGAGGAAGCGCCCTTTTTCATGGGCTTTCGGTCCGGGTTCCGCCGCAGTCAGGCGACCGAGGACCGCGTGACGATCGAATCGGGGCCGTTCGCCGGCGGGACGACCCAGCAACTCTCCTCGATGGACCTGCAACTCGAGGTCTGGTTCGAACAGGACAACCACTTCCAGCGGGTCTCGAAGCTGTTCAGCCGGGAACACGCCGAAGAAGAGTTAGTCGGTGACTACGGCGAGGCGCTCGCGGACTCGAGCGGCCTGACCGACGAGCGAATCGAGTCGACGACGGCGGATGCCCGCCAGTACGGTGTCGTCGGTCACGCACAGAAGACCGCGCGGGCGCGAGTCGACGGTGAACCACCGCTGTTGCGCCGGGACTTCAACACCGTCGACGGGGACCGGCCGGGGCTGCACTTCCTCTCGCTACAGCGGGACATCGACGACTTCGTCCGGGTCCGGGAGGCGATGAACGGCGAGAACCTCGACGTGCCGTCGGCGAACAACGGCATCCTCCACTACGTCTTCGTCGACCGGCGCGGGAACTACCTGCTTCCGCCGCGGTCGCTGCGGGCGCTCCCGACGCCCGATCCGGACGCAGATTCGGAGTAGGAACGAACGACTGACCAACGAAACACGAAACCCATGCACGAGACAGACTCCAACCGCCGTATCGACCGCCGAACGTTTTTGACGGGCACCGCTGCGGGCACGCTCGCGCTCGCAGGATGCACTGGCACCGACGGGGACGACGATGACGAAACCGGGACCGACGAAGACGACGACCTCGAGGATCTCGAGATCGGTCCCGAACTCCTCGAGGTCGAGGATCCGCCGGACGCGGTGTACTTGCCGACCCACCGGGAGGCGATGCGGATGTACGATCCCGTCGAGGCCGGCGACTACACCCTCGCACCGATGCTCTCGTACCCACATCAGTTCTGGATCGTCACGGGTGGTGCGGGTGAGGAGGACGTCTCACGAGAGCTTCCCGACGACGGTCGGGGCGTCCACATGATGTTCACGCTCTGGGACGAGGAGACTGGCGTCGTCCTCCCCGTTGACGACGGGGCACAGCTCCGTGTCTATCAGGACGGCGAACAGGTCGATTCGCCGCGGTCGCCCTGGACGATGATCTCCCAGGAGATGGGCTTTCACTTCGGCGACAACGTCACCCTGCCGGGAGACGGCACCTACACCGTCGAGGTCGACCTCCCGCCGCTTGCGACGCGGACGACCGGCGATCTCGAGGGGCGGTTCGACGAGAGCGCGACCGCGAGTTTCGAGTTCGTCTACGACGACGAGTTCCGCCACGAGGTCGTCGGCGGTGTCGACTACCTCGACGAGGAAGAGTGGGGACGACGGGACGCACTCGAGCCGATGGATCACGAGGACGGCCACGGAGAGGAACACGAGAATGGCCACGAGGACGGCCACGGCGAGGAACACGAGAATGGCCACGAAGACGACCACGGCGAAGAGCACGAAGACGAGAGTGACCACGACGGGCACGAGGAGAGTCACGATGACCACGACGATCACGCTCACGTCCCCTATTCCGCGCTCCCATCGATCGGCGACTACCCCGGAACGCTCCTCGTCGATCCCGACGACGGGACTCCGGACGCACACGAGGACCTCCCGCGAAGCGGCGACGCCGCCGTTCTCGCGACGCTGTTCGAGTCCGACTTCCGACTCGCCGACGACGACGAGCGATACCTGCTCGTCTCGCCTCGTACCCCCTACAACCGCGTGCCGCTCGCGGACGCGTCGCTCTCGGTGACGATCGAACGCGACGGCGAAACGGTTGCCGACGTCGACCTCGAGCAGACCATCGACGGCGAGTACGACCACCACTACGGCACGTCGGTCGCCGACGTCGAACCGGGCGATTCGGTGACGGTCACGTTCGAGTCGCCGCCCCAGGTCGCACGCCACCAGGGGTACGAGACGGCGTTTCTCGAGATGCCGCCGCTGGAACTCGCAATTCCGACCGGGGAGGACTGACGATGTCCACACGGGTCCGATCTGTCACACTGGTGCTCGCGTTCGTGGGTTTCGTCGTCGTCGCAACGGCTGGAATGGCCGCTCCCGCCGTGGCCGGTGACAACATCGCGATCTTCACTCTCAACCCCTCCGAGGCCGACGCGGAGACGGGTGAAACGATCGAGATAGACCTCGTGGTGAGTACTCACGGCGATCTCGTCGGTGACGGGATCGACGAACTGTCGGCGACGCTTTCCTACGACGCCGACGTCTTCTCGGTTGCCGAGGTGACTCACGACGAGATGCTCGCTGCCGGCAATCCCGACGCGGAGGTCGTCGGATCAGCCGATGTCGACGACGATGACGGCCAGGTAACGATCAGTCAGGAACGCGATCCGCCAGGAGACGGTGCGACGACGGCCGCACCCGCGGCGACCATTGCGTTCGAGGTCGCTCCGGACGCGCCGACGGCAAACGAGACGATCGAGATCACGGACGCGTCCGCGTTCCTCGTCAGTGACTATCCACAGGGAACACTCGAGCGGGACGCGACCATCAGTATCGAGGCTGTAGAGAATCCCGACAACTCGAGTGCTATTGCCGACGCCGTTCCCGGATTCGGGTCCTCCGCAGCGGTCGTCGCCGGACTCGCGGCTGTCGCTCTCTACGTGGTCCGCCGGGAGAAGTAGCGACACGATAGGAATTCATGCTGCCGTTCCGACCGATTTATAGTTGGAAAACAGACAGTCTGGGGTATGCTCCCTGAATCACCCCGCGATCGCCTCGAGTGGGCGATAACCGAGTCGGTTGTCATCTTCGGCATCCTCCTGTTCTGGGTCGGCGTCGCTGCAGTCGTTACTATCGTGGCGAGATTGCTGACGCTGCCGCTCGAGTTGCTCGACATTCACCTCCTGTTACTACACGCCGAGTTCGGACGGGCAATCACCGGTCTCTGGGGCGTCGTCGTCCCACTGACGATAGTGACCGCGACGCTGTACGTTATCGTGCGGGCGGGCGGACTCCTCATCGACTACT is part of the Natronobacterium texcoconense genome and encodes:
- a CDS encoding DUF7405 family protein, yielding MTLPDRSTLPRRDYLRTLVAVGGAGALAACLETVRNDAERTIPAGTDDPDSLPERQHAWNDALPTDDHGNVIPPEHHVLVAVSLADDVDPAGDASKPRETVESALRTLERAYEWSNEGLLFTLGYTPAYFARFDESLPESVDLPDPEPLIRGGNPEFDEYDAVLHLASDEPDVVLEVEEALFGDRETVNGVDLERDLTEVFEPLEDHRRTGFVGEGLPAEHTDVPGVPDSIPEEAPFFMGFRSGFRRSQATEDRVTIESGPFAGGTTQQLSSMDLQLEVWFEQDNHFQRVSKLFSREHAEEELVGDYGEALADSSGLTDERIESTTADARQYGVVGHAQKTARARVDGEPPLLRRDFNTVDGDRPGLHFLSLQRDIDDFVRVREAMNGENLDVPSANNGILHYVFVDRRGNYLLPPRSLRALPTPDPDADSE
- a CDS encoding DUF7350 domain-containing protein, with translation MHETDSNRRIDRRTFLTGTAAGTLALAGCTGTDGDDDDETGTDEDDDLEDLEIGPELLEVEDPPDAVYLPTHREAMRMYDPVEAGDYTLAPMLSYPHQFWIVTGGAGEEDVSRELPDDGRGVHMMFTLWDEETGVVLPVDDGAQLRVYQDGEQVDSPRSPWTMISQEMGFHFGDNVTLPGDGTYTVEVDLPPLATRTTGDLEGRFDESATASFEFVYDDEFRHEVVGGVDYLDEEEWGRRDALEPMDHEDGHGEEHENGHEDGHGEEHENGHEDDHGEEHEDESDHDGHEESHDDHDDHAHVPYSALPSIGDYPGTLLVDPDDGTPDAHEDLPRSGDAAVLATLFESDFRLADDDERYLLVSPRTPYNRVPLADASLSVTIERDGETVADVDLEQTIDGEYDHHYGTSVADVEPGDSVTVTFESPPQVARHQGYETAFLEMPPLELAIPTGED
- a CDS encoding cohesin domain-containing protein is translated as MSTRVRSVTLVLAFVGFVVVATAGMAAPAVAGDNIAIFTLNPSEADAETGETIEIDLVVSTHGDLVGDGIDELSATLSYDADVFSVAEVTHDEMLAAGNPDAEVVGSADVDDDDGQVTISQERDPPGDGATTAAPAATIAFEVAPDAPTANETIEITDASAFLVSDYPQGTLERDATISIEAVENPDNSSAIADAVPGFGSSAAVVAGLAAVALYVVRREK
- the menD gene encoding 2-succinyl-5-enolpyruvyl-6-hydroxy-3-cyclohexene-1-carboxylic-acid synthase, whose amino-acid sequence is MTDPRSSPNRATLWGRVLVDELASGGLEAVCIAPGSRSTPLTVAFAEHPDVDVYSHLDERSAAFFALGRARRTGEPTALVCTSGTAAANFHPAVLEADQARVPLLVLTADRPAELRDSGANQTIDQVKLYGDAVRWFAELPEPEADERKVRSLRTTAARALSETGGSELGPVHLNCPFRKPLEPIDVPDAVPESFAETTAARGRDGPFVDTEQGTVGLETESARSIATALAEADRPLLVAGPADPADLQHVDRERVVSLAERIGAPVLADPLSGLRFGSHVERGGPIYGGYDVYAGELPDPDVVLRFGASPTSKSLRHALRDADARQFVVDPAGAWREATFTATDLIAARPESVVDGVLEALEGETETDDDWRARFDEAERSHWDLRDEARTDLADDPFEGAVLASVFERAPDPTTVFVSNSMPIRDADRFGRPRDAELTVLANRGASGIDGITSTALGAGSATGEDEPLVLVTGDLAFYHDSNGLLAIDRCDVDATIVLLDNDGGGIFHKLPIEEFDPPFTDQFKTPHSLEFDRLADLYDLEFDAVSPAEFADAYERSLETDGTQVLSVSFDAEASHRRRETLERAVIDGIESEFEE
- a CDS encoding 1,4-dihydroxy-2-naphthoyl-CoA synthase; its protein translation is MVSELFDDEQWTEITDVREFQDITYHRAVDSGTVRIAFDRPEVRNAFRPGTVDELYDALEHAKRQTDVGCVLLTGNGPSPKDGGWAFCSGGDQTIRGEDGYQYDGDEERASEQGRLHILEVQRLIRHIPKVVVCVVPGWAVGGGHSLHVVCDMTLASEEHAKFLQTDPDVASYDAGFGSAYLAKQIGQKKAREVFFLGKTYDAEEAEEMGMVNEAVPHEELEETALEWGERINAKSPTAMRMLKYAFNMTDDGMVGQQVFAGEATRLGYMTDEAKEGRDAFVEGRDPDFDDYPWHY